DNA sequence from the Streptomyces cinnabarinus genome:
GGACATCGGTAACCGGGACGCCTTGTGGGCGGCGCCGCCGACACCGCTGACGGACTTCTGGGCGGCGGCCCGTCCGCTCTGGTCGGCCGAGCCGGACGTACGGCGCTTCGCCTGGCAGCCGTCGGCGGACCGCGACCTGTGCGCACCGGGTGGCAGCGTGGCCCTGGAGGAGGCGCCGCGCCCCGGCGAAGAAGCGGAGGGCGCCTGGCTGTTGGACCTCGACTCGGGCACGGCCGCCCTGCGCTGCCGCCCGCCCTCGGGGCCCGGCGATCCCGCCGCCTGGCGGGCGCTCACCTCACGGTGACGGCGGGCGCCAGGGCGGGCTGTGGCTGTCGACGTACCAGTCGAAGCCCTCGGCCACCAGCGCGGTGATCAGCGGCAGATCGATCTCCTCACCGGCGGGGCCGGGCTCGCGCAGATGGAAGGGCGGCGGGTAGAAGCAGTCACCGAGCAGCAGTACCCCGGAGTCGGGGACCGCGACGACCGTGGAGTCCGGCGCGTGGCCACCGCCCACGTGCCGGACCTCGATGCCGCCGGGGAGCGTGAGCCCGTCGGTGAAGGTGCGGGTGGGCGGACGTACCGCGAAGTCGTCCCAGGTCGTCATGGCCCGTGCCCGGGCCCGGAAGCTCGGGCCGAGGCGGGGGTCGGCGGCCATCTCCCCTTGCAGGTACTCATGGCTCCAGGGGCGGCGGGACTCGGCCGCCAGGAGTTCGGCGCCCGCCCGATGGCCGACGATCTCCTCCACCTCCCAGGCGCAGGCGCCCCAGGTGTGGTCCCAGTGGTGGTGCGTGTACACCAGGCGACGGGCAGCGGGCAGACCGGCCCCGGCCATGGCCGACTGCACGAGCCGGGCGTGGCCGGGGCTCTGGCCGGCGTCGATCACCGTGCTGCCCGCGTCGTCGGCGACCACCGCGACGCAGGGCATGACGGCGTCCGGGTCCGGATCCCCTGCGTGGATCCAGACCCGGCCGGACAGCTGGCGCAACGGAGTCGGCATGCCCGCAGTCTGTCAGGGGTCAGCGGGCGTGGCGCCGCCGTCGCCCCGGCTCAGGCCGCGGCACGGCCCGCCTTGAGGGCGCCCGCGATCTCGACGGTCCGGCGCGCCTGGTGGCGGGCCGCCTGGAGCTGAACCTCGCCGGGGGCGCCGGCGCCGGCCACATGGGAGCTGCCGTAGGGGTTGCCGGACTGGAACTGGATGAGCTGGATGGGGTCGGTGTAGCCGGGCGGGACGATGATGCCGCCCCAGTGGTAGAAGGTGTTGCCCAACGCCAGCAGGGTGGACTCCTGGCCGCCGTGGGCGGTGTTGGAGGCGGTGAAGGCCGAGTACACCTTGCCCGCGAGCTTGCCCTGGAACCACAGTGGCCCGGTGCTCTCCATGAACACCCGTAGCTGGCTGGCCGGGTTGCCGAAGCGGGTAGGGGTGCCGAACAGCACCACGTCGGCCCACTCCAGGTCGTCATGGCTCGCGAGTTCGACATCGGCGGTGTCCGCGAGGTGCTGGACCCACTCCTGCCGGAGGTTGATCACCTCCTGCGGAGTCGTCTCCGGGACCTTGCGCAGTCGTACCTGAGCACCGGCCTTCTCCGCACCCTCGACCGCCGCCTGCGCCAGAGCGTGCACGGTGCCCGTGGCGCTGTAGTAGATGATCGAGACATTGACGGAATCCGACATCGGTTCCCTTCCTTCGTCACCTGGCTAGTGTTTCCGTTCATCAGGTACGACGACGCAGCCCCGCGAAATGTGAGGCCGACCGCGCAGAATGCGGGGCCACGGGCGTCCGCCTCACAGATGCAGCCGATGTCTCGTCGGACTTGACGGGGGACGAGACGACCGAGGGAGTCGGCGACACCATGACCTACGCATCCGGGGCCGAGCACAGCCGGCCCGATCCGGGCCTGAGCGCGATCATGAACGAGCGGCAGCAGCTGCTCGGCCTCACCTACCGGCTGCTCGGCTCACTGACCGAGGCCGAGGACGTCGTCCAGGAGACCTACACCCGCTGGTACGCCATGTCCGCGGCGCAGCGGGAGGCGATCGAGTCGCCCGGCGCCTGGCTGACCACCGTGGCCAGCCGGATCTGTCTCGACCAGCTCGGCTCGGCGCGGGCCAGGCGGGAACGCTATGTGGGCGAGTGGGTGCCGGAGCCGCTGCCCGCGAGCACGGACTGGGTCAGCGGGCGGTGGGGCGGCGGCACCGCGATCGACCCGGCCGACCGGGTCACCCTCGACGAGTCGATCAACATGGCCTTCCTCGTCGTACTGGAGCTGATGACGCCCGCCGAGCGGGTCGCGTTCATCCTGCACGACGTCTTCCGGTACTCGTTCGCCGAGGTGGCCTCGATCGTCGGCCGCAGTGAGCCCGCCTGTCGGCAGCTCGCCTCGTCGGCCCGCCGCCGGATCCGCGCCGCGCAGCCCGCCGCGGTTCCCGCGGCCGGGCGCGCCGACACCGTGCGGGCGTTCAAGCGGGCCTGGGCGGCGAAGGACATCGACGCCCTGATCGGGCTGCTGGCGCCCGGCGCCACGGCGACCGGCGACGGTGGCGGTCTGGTGCGGGCCGTGCTCCGTCCGATCGAGGGCGCCGAGGAGATCGCCCGCTTCTTCGCCGGGCGGATGGACGTGGTGCCCGACCTGGAGCTGCTGGAGACCACGGTCAACGGTCAGCCCGGTCTGGTCGCGCAGGTGGACGGGGTGCCCGTCTCGGTGCTGGCGTTCGAGGTGACGGGCGAGCGGATCCAGCAGATCTGGTCGGTGCTCAACCCCGACAAGCTCCGGCTGTGGAGGGAAGGTTGACCGTAACTGCGGGCTGACCGTCAGGACTTCCGGACCGCCGCTGTCACCTGCCGTAACGCCGGTCCCGGACCGCGTAGGAACGCAGTGCGCGCAGGAGGTCTATCTGCCGGAAGGCGGGCCACAGGACTTCCACGAAGTGCACCTCCGCGTACGCGGACTGCCAGAGCAGGAAACCGGACAGGCGCTGCTCGCCGGAGGTGCGGATGATGAAGTCGGTGTCGGGGCCCGCCGGGGAGTAGAGGTTGTCGGAGATGTGCTGGAGGTCGAAGTTCTCGGCCAGCTCGCGGGGGTCGCCGCCGGAGGAGATGTGCTTGTCGAAGGCGGACCGCACCGCGTCGATGATCTCGCGCCGACCGCCGTAGCCGACCGCCACGTCGACCTTGAGCCCGTTGCGGCCGGTGGTGGGCGCCACGGCGTCCTTCAGCGAGCGCGAGGTCTCGCCCGGCAGCAGGTCGAGGGCGCCGATGACCTCGATCCGCCAGTCCTCGTCGGCCGCGCAGATACTGGCCACGGTCTCCTCGATGATTTCGAGCAGCGGGCCGAGTTCGGCCGGGGGCCGGTGGAGGTTGTCGTCGGAGAGCATCCACAGCGTGACGTGCTCGATGTCCGCGGCGTCGCACCAGCGCAGGAAGTCGCCGACCTTCGCACCGCCGACCCGGTAGCCCTCGCGTACGTCGTCGTGTCCGGCACCGCGGGCCCAACGGCGGTTGCCGTCGAGCATGATGGCGACGTGCCGTGGGCGTGGCTTGCCGTCCAGCTTGCGCGCCAGTCGCTTGACGTACACGGCCTCCAATGCCGCGCGAAGCGCCCTATAGGCCACGTGCCCTGTCCCTTCGTCCCCACCGACCGCTAGTGGGGGCCACCGTATCTCCCGGGACGGAGCTTCAGCCATCGGCCCTGTTCGGGCCGCCGCGCACGGCCTCTCAGGCGGTGCGGTACGCGACCCGCTCGGCCACGTCGGCCAGTTCCGTGCGCCAGACCTGGTCGACGGGGCGCGTCGGCGATGGCTTTGCGACCGTGTTCGACGAGGCCCGCGATATGGCGTTCCACGCGGGTGAGGGGAAGCTCTCGAAGAGCATCTTCACCGGCTTGTCGGTGGCGTTGCGGAACGCGTGCGGGGTGCCGGGCGGGACGAACATGCAGCTGCCCGCGGCGGCACGGACGACCCGGTCGCCCTTGGCGGACTCCCAGTGGTGCCAGGTGTCGCCGGTGCGCTTGACCGGCTCGAAGCACAGGAGGTCCAGCTCGCCGTCCAGGACATAGAAGAACTCCTGGGAGTGCTGATGGACATGGGCTCCGACATCGAATCCGGGCGGCACGATCACCTCGAAGACCGAGACGGAGGAGCCCATCTCCTTGGTGGCCCTGAAGGTCACCGACTGCGCCGGGGTGACCAGCTTGCGCCAGGCGCCGGCCGGGACCATGAGGTCGGTCATAACTCCGCTTCCTGTGGGGTCGCGCGGGGGTTCACGCGCTCAGGCGTGCAGGCGTTCCGAGGTTCAGGCGAACGTCCGCGGGGCACCGTCGGCCGCCCAGGTAGCGAGGGCCATCTCGGCGGTGATGCCGGGGCCGAACCCCGCGATCATGCCGGACGCGCCGGGGGCCGGGGTCTCCTCGTCGAACAGCCTGCGGTCGACCTCCAGGTACTTCGCGAGGTCGTCGAGGATGCGCGGACCGCCCGCGTGGATGATGTAGAAGTCGAGCTTGCCCGCGTCCCAGCTATGGTCCTTGGCCAGTACGCGCAGGACCGGGGCGAGCGGCTCCATGGTGCCGGGGACCCGGCGGTCGAGCTGGAAGTGGAAGCCGGTGTCCTTGACCGCGTAGGAGATCCAGTCCTCGGTGCCCGGGATGAGGTAGGAGGCGTTGCGCTCCAGGTCGATGCCGACGCCGCCCTCACCGCGGACGGCGGCGGCGAAAGCGTCGCCGAACAGGCCGTCCGAGAGCAGCGAGCCGATGTCGTCCGCGTCGGGCTGGTAGCACAGCGAGCACACTTCGCAGGAGACGATCAGGACGTTGCTGCCGGGGTGGGCGGTGCAGAAGTCGTGGCCGCGGTTGATCGCCGCTCCGCCTGCCGCGCAGCCGAGTTGGGCGATGGGGATCTGCCGGGTCTCGGAGCGGAAGCCCAGGGTGTTGATGAGCCACGCCGTCAGCGACGGCATCAGGAACCCGGTGCACGACACATAGATGATCGCGTCGATGTCCCGGGCCCTCAACTCGGCGTTGGCCAGGGCCTCTTGGATGACCCGGGGGGTGCGCTTCTTGGACTCGGTCTCGTAGGTGCGGTTGCGCGCCTCGAAGCCCGGGTGATGGAGCGTCTTCTCGATGGGCTGGACGATGTGCCGCTTCTTGACACCGGTGTTCCGGATCAGCCGGAGCGCCAGGGCGAGTTGCGGCTTGCCGGCATGCGCCTGGGCGGCGAACTCCAGGGTCTCTTCGAGGGTGGTGACATGTTCGGGAGCATTCATCGCCGGCATGCAGAGCCTCGGCATATCTGGGATCCACTTCCTCAGAGTCTCGACAGCTAGGGCAGTGGAGCGTCGCGCTGAAGGCAGATCGACCCGCCGGGAGGCAGGCGGGCAGCCCGAACTCCCGGTTGCTACGGGAGGAGGCGGGATGTGGAACGGCCCGTCAGCCACAGCACGCTGACGGCGGGTTGAGCCTGTCCTTCAGGCGAAGGGGACTTCAGCTGCTCGGACCAGACAGCCGGCCAGGGGCTGTTTTCGGGCAGGGAAGGCGTGCGGAAATCGTGATACGGGAGAGACGCCGACGTCTTCGCCCAACAACCCGTGCAACAAAGGGCGTTGCCGGTGCGGACTACGCCGTGGTCAGCTCCCGGATCAGTTCCGTCATCCGCGGGGAAGGCGAGACCCGCAGCTCCTGCTGGAGGAGTCTGCGGTACTCCAGATAGTGCTTGACCGCGCAGGCAACATTGCCCTCCGCCGCGTGGACCTCGATGGCGATCCGGTGGGCGGTCTCCCGGAAGGGATCGACGACGGTCGCAGCGAGGGCGGCCTGATGCGCCGCCAGGTACCGGTCCAGGGCGAGAAAGTGCTGCGCCAGCCCTTCCAGGGCGTACAGCCGCATCTGGTCCCAGCGTTCACGTTCGATCATCAGCCACTCGTCGTCCCACCCCGGGAGCAGCGGCCGGCCGAGATCCTCGACCAGCCGGTCGAGGTCGCTCGGCGCGGTGCGCACCCCGCCCTCCAGGAGCTGCCGGGCAGCGGCGCAGACCTCCCCGTGGTCCACGGAGACAGACGGCGACAACGCGAGCCGGTGGCCGTCGCAGACCACGACGGTCCGCGGCCCGAGCTTCCGGCTCTGACACAGGGCCGACCGGAGGTTGGCGGCCGCCCGACACGGCGGGCACTCCGGCCAGAGCTGCTCGGCGGCGGCCCGCCGGTGAATCCCTTCACTGCGCACCGCAAGCAGGGCGAGCAGCCGCTGAGCCCCCACCGGGACGGCGACCGAACGCCCGGCCCGGATTAATTCAAATGGCCCCAGGATTTCGAGACGTACTGCGTTCATCACAGCTAACACTGTGCTCGACGCGTTTTTCGGCTGCAACCGCTGTGACCCCGTCGGACCAGGCACGCACGCCCTGATGGGCGTTTTTGGAATCTTCTTTCCGGCACGCCGAAAATAATTTCGCGACACACCGAGAACGCATTCAGAACGCTCCACGAACGCATCTTCAATGCCTCATCAATAAATGTTCCATATTTCTCCGAATATCTGCGGAACATCTTTGTGGGAAACCAGTCTGGAAGCCGAAAGGACCACAGGGTCCGGGAACGGAGGAGCGGATGGACGTCCGGTCGGTACTGCGCGCGGTCCCCGGGGAAGCCGGGCTTCTGGGCACTCCCGCGGTCCGGGTCGCCGTGCTCGACGGCCCCGTCGACTTCGCGCATCCGTGTTTCGCGGGAGCGGATCTCGCGCGCCTGCCCACGCTGGTGGCGGATGCCGCCGGTGCCGGGCTGATGTCCCTGCACGGCACGCATGTGGCGAGCCTTCTGTTCGGACAGCCCGGGTCCCCGGTGGCGGGACTTGTGCCGCGGTGCCAGGGCCTCGTCGTGCCCGTGTTCCGTGAGTCCCCGGACGGAGGCGTGGCTCGTGTGCCACAGCTCGACCTCGCCCGCGCGGTGGAGCAGGCCGTGGAGGCGGGTGCCCATGTGATCAACATCAGCGGCGGCGAGCGCAGTGCGGACGGCAGGGCCGAGGCCATGCTGGAGCGGGCGCTGCGACGGTGCGCGGAGAACGGAGTGCTCGTGGTCGCGGCGGTCGGCAACGACGGCTGCGACTGCCTCCAGGCTCCGGCCGCCACGCCTTCTGTGCTCGCCGTGGGGGCGACGGATGCCACCGGCGCGCCCCTGGACATCAACAACTGGGGCCCCGCCTACCGGTCGAACGGCGTCCTCGCCCCCGGCCGGGGCATCGAGGGCGCCGCCCCCGGTGGCGGACTCGCGTCCCTGACCGGCAGCAGTTTCGCCACTCCGGCGGTCACCGGGGTCGCGGCACTGCTCGTCGCCCAGCAGATCGCCGAGGGCCGTGAACCGGACCCGCTCGCCGCGGGCCGGGCGATCCTCGCCTCCGCGAGCCGCCCACCGTGTGCCCCGGACGACGCACCGCGATGCCGACGCCTCCTCGGTGGCCATCTCACCGCCGCGCGGGCCTTCGACCTGATCAGGGAGGGAGGCTCGGTCGTCCCCGACGGAGTGCGGGGCGAGCCGGTGATCACCATCGGCGGCCCCTCCTCACCCCCGCCGACGCACGCCGAACCGAAAGGAAGAGCCATCGTCATGGACACGAACGCCGTACACGCGCACACCGGGGAGTCGGCCGAGGGTCTGTCCGCGGCCGCGGCCCCGCCGCCCGCCGCACCGGACACAGCGCCTGCCACCCCACCGCAGGCCCCGGCTCTCCCGCCCCTCCCCCAGACGGCCCCGACCGCCGCCCAGACCCCGGCGCCCACCCAGCCCGTGGCACCACCGCAGGTGCAGGCCCCGAGCCCGGCGCCGCCCTCCTGGCCCGCGACGGCTGCGCAGGCGCCCCAGCAGGTCGCGCCGCCGGCCTTCCAGCAGCCCGTGCCACAGGCCGGAGTTCAGCCGACCGCCCAGGCCGACTCCCTCACCGCACAGCCCGCCCCGCCCGCCCCGGCGGAGCAAGGCGTCCGCCCGTCCTGCCCGGACTGCGGCGGCACCTGCGGAGGACGTTCCGGCGGCGGCACGACGGCGAACATGGGCGCAGTCGCGAACGGCGAGGCGCGCCAGCTCATCTTCGCGATCGGCACAATCGGCTTCGACTACCGGACCGAGGCCCGCCGGGACAGCTTCCGGCAACAGATGCCGGTGGAATTCAGGCCGGCCACTGGCGAGACCCCCGAGCAAGAAGTCCAGCCGAACGTCTACGACCCCAGGCAGGTGCACGCCTATCTGGCGAAGAACCCGTGGGCCTGCGACAAGCTCACCTGGACCCTGAACATGGACGCCACGCCGATCTACGCCCTGGAGGCGGAGAGCCCGGTGGGGATGGACTGGACCCGGCCGATCATCACTGACCGTGCCGCCACGGCGGACGCGGTCCGGGTCAACGCCACGGCGGCCGTGAACGACAACACCGCGCAGCTGGCGGAGATCGTCGACACCCTGTCGTACCCCCCGGTCTCCACCGTCTACCGGACGCTCCGGGACGCCATCGTGGGCCAGATCCTGAAGCAGGAGGACCCGGCGTACGTCTCACGGGTGTCCGTCCCAGGTGTGCTGACCGACCGTACGGTCCGCCTGTTCTCGGGCCAGGTCGTCCCGGTCGTCGAGGTGAAGAGCCGCGGTCTCTACACCTGGAACGAGCACGCCTTCGTCCGGAGCGTGGTGGACGCCCTGCGCCACATGGACTCGATCGACCAGGCGGAGGCCCATCTCGTCATGACGATCCGCAACTTCCTGGACAAGATCTACTGGCAGTACCGCAACCTCGGGCAGAGCTCCGCCGACCGGGCGATGAACTTCGCCGGCACCAATGCCTTCGAAGTCGGCAAGGAGATCGTGGCGGCGATGGCGGCCCAGGACGTCCCGGGCCGGGGCACCAACAAGAGTGAGCCGGACCGCCCCTACGCCCTGGACTCCATACGGGCCACCAAGAGCCCGTTCTGCCGCCCTGGTTCCGACTGTCAGGACGTCGTCATGACCTTCTTCGACCCGGAGAACGACCGCAGGGCGAAGCGCTCCATCCTGTTCACCTACGACGTGAGCGACGAACTCCCGGTCAGCCTCGCGCCGCCCCACCACTTCATCGGCGGCTTCTGACCCCCGTACGACACATCGCCCCAGGGAGACCTCATGTACGAGACAGCGACGCGCCCACAGCTCAACGCCCCCCTTCAGACCCCCGCGGTGCACCGCGACCCGTGGAAGGCGGATGGCCGGACCGCGGACCGGGGCGTGGAGGCGGCCAGGTCGGCCTGCGGCAATCTGACCGGCTCCGGCCGTGACATGTGCCGGGTGCTGCAGGGCTAGTGCCGAGAGACGTCCGGCGGCTGTCTGCCGTCGGCCCACCCCACAGGTGAAAGGAGACAACGATGAACGACACCACGTTCACCCACGAGGAGAGGCCTGCCCGGCCCGCGGCACTCCGGGCGCCCTTCCAGACGCCCGCGATCGACCGCACCCCCACCGTCGCCAGGGGCGCCGACGTCGGCGACGCGGACGGTGTCACGGCCGACTTCGACTTCGGCGGCCTCCTGAAGACGGTGGCGAACGTCCTGCTCTGAAGCCCTGCGGCGGGCCCCGGTCTCGTCAGTGAGCGGGGCCGGGCGCCCGGGCCGCATCCGGATCCGAAAGGACAGCGACATGACCGAGATCGACAGGTGGCGAGGGGACCCCGCCTCGACGGCCGCCCCCCTGCGCACGCCTTTCCAGACGCCCGCCGTCGACCGCACCCCGGCGGGCTCCGCCGGCCGCGGCGGTGACACGGACGGCGTCACGGCCGATTGGGGCTGGTCCGACATCCCGTGGCACTCCATCGGCAAGGCCGCTCGGGGTGCCCTGGACGCCGTGCTCTAGCCCGGACCGTCCGGCAGGACACACCGAGAGGACAGCGCCATGAACAACGAGTTCACACCACAGCGCCCCGGCCCCGGGCCGGTCACCGCGCTCCGGACGCCTTTCCAGACGCCCGCTGTGGACCGGACCTCCGCAGGCAACCGCGGACAGCGGGACGACACCGACGGCGTCGAGCCCAACCTGCCCATCCTGCCCCTGCTGGGCCTGGCCGGTTCGGCGATCGGCTCCCTGTTCGACTGAGTTCCGTGCCCGGCGGCGCGGCCGCCTCGCGGCCCGCCGCCGGTACCGCGGCTGAAAGGACATCAGGATGAACGCAGAGCCGAACCGGAAGAAGCCCGCGAAGCGACGCGCGGCATCCGCACGCGCCGCCCGGGGCGGCAGCCGCCCCCCGCGCGGCCGTGACACGGCCGAGGTCACCGCCGCGGGCGTGGCGGGCGTACGTCTCGACCTGCCCGTCCTGGGCACGACCATCGAGCGACGGTGGGACTTCTATCAGCCCCATCTGGAGGTGGTGGGGACGTACGAACCCGTCGGCGAACCACCGGGAACCATAGGGCAGTACGTGGAGCAGCCCGGCCCGCAGTCCCGGACCGGTCACGTTCCGGGCGACCCCGGGCCGCCCGCCGGTCGCGACGGACGCGGCTGGAGCTGCCCGTCCGCCGGCACCTGCGTGTGGGCCGGCATCGTCTAGGCGGCCGACAGATCCAGGCGGCAGGCACGGCGCCGTATCCCCGGCCTCGTGCCGCCGCCGTGCTCCCGCAAGCCTCCGGAGGAGGGAATCCATGCCCACCGTCGACATGCCGGCAGTCGAGAAGTCCCACGAGGAACGGCGCCGCCAAGTAGCCGACGCGGCCCGGCGTTACCGGGAGTCGGCAGAGGCGCGGGAGCGGGTCGAGGCGCGGACGGCGCAGGGCGTGCCGTTCCCCGACACCCAGCAGGCGCTGGCCGCACGGGCCGAGCGGATCCTCAGCCGGGGCGGCGTGCCCGCCACGGCCGTCGTCGACCGGATCCACGCCGAACCACTGGACCTCCCACAGGCCCACGAACGGATCATCGGCCTGTCCAACGACCTCCAGGCGGCGAACTTCCTGTCCCGGGGCGCCCGCGCGGCCCGCACGGTCGCCCGTATCAGCCTGCGCCGCGAAGGACGCGAACTGCCCCTCGGAACAGGCTTCCTCGTGTCCCCGCGGCTCCTGATGACCAATCATCACGTGCTGTCGGACGCCGACTTCGCCGCGACCTGCTTCGCGGAGTTCGAGGCGCAGATCGGCATCGACAACTCCCCCGACGACATCGCCCGGGTGGAGTTCACCCCCGCCGAACTCTTCCTGGCCCACGAACCGTTGGACTTCGCCCTCGTGGCGCTCGCCCCGGCCGCCAACAGCCTCCCGCCCGGCGAGATCTTCGGTTGGAACCGGCTCAGCGTCCGCACCGGCAAGCTCGTCCTCGGTGAGCTGGTGAACGTCATCGGCCATCCCAGCGGCAGGCTGAAGGAAATCGCCCTGCGCGACAACAAACTGGTCACGCGGCTGGACGACTTCCTCCACTACCGGACCGACACCGAGCCGGGCAATTCGGGCTCCCCGGTCTTCAACGACCAGTGGGAGGTGGTCGCCCTCCATCACCTGGGCGTCCCGGAGACGGACGCGACCGGGCGGCCACTGCGCAAGGACGGCACGGCATGGCAGCAGAGCGACGGCGAGGACACACTCTCCTGGGTGGCCAACGAGGGCGTACGCGTCAGCTCCGTCCTGCGCCACCTGGCGTCCTTGCAGCCGACGCCCGCGCAACGCGCCCTACTGGCGGAGATGGGGCCCGAGTCCGGACTCGGCGGACACCCGTCCGACGAAGCGGCCGCAGGCACGGGCACCCCCCGCCCGTCCGGCCTCGGCAGGGCCGAACGCACCGCGGCGGCCGGCGTGCGCGCCCGCGACGGCGCCTTCGGCGGCGAACGTCATCTGGTGTTCCTGCACGGCAGAAGCCAGCAGGGCAAGGACCCCGAGGCGCTGCGCCGCGAATGGGCCGCCGGACTCAACCAGGGCCTCACCCGCGCGGGCCTGCCCACGGTCAACCCGGCCGACACCTGGTTCCCGTACTACGGCGACCGGTTGGCCGAGTTGATCGGCAGGGAGGAGTCCGTCGTCGGCACCCCGCCCGCCGACGACGCCGAGGCGTACGAGCGGTTGCTCCTGGAGGCGGCGACCAGGGCCGGCATGCCGGACGACGTGTACTCGGCCGAGGAAGGTCTCGACAGCGCCGTCCGCAAGCTGCGCCGCGCCCTCGGCTGGGTGGCCGCCCGATCGGATCTCGACGAGTGGACCATCGACACCGTCTTCCGGGACGTGGCGAGATACCTGAGCGAGCCGCCCGTCCGGGACGGGGTGCTGGACACCGTGGCCGCGACCCTGCCGGACCGCGGCGAACTCGTCTTCGTGACCCACAGTCTGGGCACCGTCGTCGGCATGGACCTCCTGGGACGGCTGCCGTCCGGGATCGAGCGGGTCGCGCTGGTCACCGTGGGCAGCCCGCTGGGCATGGACGCGGTCAACCGAGGGCTCGTGGCGGGCGGGCCGCACCGGCCGAGGAACGTCCGCAGCTGGGTGAACGCCTGGTGCCCCGCGGACGCGGTCTCCATCGGCTGCCCGCTGCGCGACCCCCGCTGGGGCAGCCTCGACCAGCCGGAGGTCGTCAACGGCAGGGACCGGGCGCACGACATCGCCGAGTACCTCGGCCACGCGACGGTGGCGGGACCCATCGGCCGCGCCCTGCGCTGACCGGTCACTTCCCGGACCGCAGAGCCTCACCGAGGACGGCGATCCCCTCGTCGATCTCATGGGCCGCACTCGCCGCGTAGCCGAGGACAAGTCCGGGCGGCCCGGGGCTGATCCGATGCCAGGACAAGGGGTGGACCTTGACTCCGCGGGCGAGCGCGGCCGCGGCGAGGTCGGTGTCAGGAAGGCCGCCCCGCCGGTCGTCGAAGGTGACCGTCAAGTGCAGTCCGGCGGCGGCCCCATGCACCCGAGCACCGGGCAG
Encoded proteins:
- a CDS encoding S8 family serine peptidase, translating into MDVRSVLRAVPGEAGLLGTPAVRVAVLDGPVDFAHPCFAGADLARLPTLVADAAGAGLMSLHGTHVASLLFGQPGSPVAGLVPRCQGLVVPVFRESPDGGVARVPQLDLARAVEQAVEAGAHVINISGGERSADGRAEAMLERALRRCAENGVLVVAAVGNDGCDCLQAPAATPSVLAVGATDATGAPLDINNWGPAYRSNGVLAPGRGIEGAAPGGGLASLTGSSFATPAVTGVAALLVAQQIAEGREPDPLAAGRAILASASRPPCAPDDAPRCRRLLGGHLTAARAFDLIREGGSVVPDGVRGEPVITIGGPSSPPPTHAEPKGRAIVMDTNAVHAHTGESAEGLSAAAAPPPAAPDTAPATPPQAPALPPLPQTAPTAAQTPAPTQPVAPPQVQAPSPAPPSWPATAAQAPQQVAPPAFQQPVPQAGVQPTAQADSLTAQPAPPAPAEQGVRPSCPDCGGTCGGRSGGGTTANMGAVANGEARQLIFAIGTIGFDYRTEARRDSFRQQMPVEFRPATGETPEQEVQPNVYDPRQVHAYLAKNPWACDKLTWTLNMDATPIYALEAESPVGMDWTRPIITDRAATADAVRVNATAAVNDNTAQLAEIVDTLSYPPVSTVYRTLRDAIVGQILKQEDPAYVSRVSVPGVLTDRTVRLFSGQVVPVVEVKSRGLYTWNEHAFVRSVVDALRHMDSIDQAEAHLVMTIRNFLDKIYWQYRNLGQSSADRAMNFAGTNAFEVGKEIVAAMAAQDVPGRGTNKSEPDRPYALDSIRATKSPFCRPGSDCQDVVMTFFDPENDRRAKRSILFTYDVSDELPVSLAPPHHFIGGF
- a CDS encoding type III polyketide synthase, whose product is MPRLCMPAMNAPEHVTTLEETLEFAAQAHAGKPQLALALRLIRNTGVKKRHIVQPIEKTLHHPGFEARNRTYETESKKRTPRVIQEALANAELRARDIDAIIYVSCTGFLMPSLTAWLINTLGFRSETRQIPIAQLGCAAGGAAINRGHDFCTAHPGSNVLIVSCEVCSLCYQPDADDIGSLLSDGLFGDAFAAAVRGEGGVGIDLERNASYLIPGTEDWISYAVKDTGFHFQLDRRVPGTMEPLAPVLRVLAKDHSWDAGKLDFYIIHAGGPRILDDLAKYLEVDRRLFDEETPAPGASGMIAGFGPGITAEMALATWAADGAPRTFA
- a CDS encoding isoprenyl transferase gives rise to the protein MAYRALRAALEAVYVKRLARKLDGKPRPRHVAIMLDGNRRWARGAGHDDVREGYRVGGAKVGDFLRWCDAADIEHVTLWMLSDDNLHRPPAELGPLLEIIEETVASICAADEDWRIEVIGALDLLPGETSRSLKDAVAPTTGRNGLKVDVAVGYGGRREIIDAVRSAFDKHISSGGDPRELAENFDLQHISDNLYSPAGPDTDFIIRTSGEQRLSGFLLWQSAYAEVHFVEVLWPAFRQIDLLRALRSYAVRDRRYGR
- a CDS encoding AfsR/SARP family transcriptional regulator; this translates as MNAVRLEILGPFELIRAGRSVAVPVGAQRLLALLAVRSEGIHRRAAAEQLWPECPPCRAAANLRSALCQSRKLGPRTVVVCDGHRLALSPSVSVDHGEVCAAARQLLEGGVRTAPSDLDRLVEDLGRPLLPGWDDEWLMIERERWDQMRLYALEGLAQHFLALDRYLAAHQAALAATVVDPFRETAHRIAIEVHAAEGNVACAVKHYLEYRRLLQQELRVSPSPRMTELIRELTTA
- a CDS encoding MBL fold metallo-hydrolase codes for the protein MPTPLRQLSGRVWIHAGDPDPDAVMPCVAVVADDAGSTVIDAGQSPGHARLVQSAMAGAGLPAARRLVYTHHHWDHTWGACAWEVEEIVGHRAGAELLAAESRRPWSHEYLQGEMAADPRLGPSFRARARAMTTWDDFAVRPPTRTFTDGLTLPGGIEVRHVGGGHAPDSTVVAVPDSGVLLLGDCFYPPPFHLREPGPAGEEIDLPLITALVAEGFDWYVDSHSPPWRPPSP
- a CDS encoding cupin domain-containing protein, yielding MTDLMVPAGAWRKLVTPAQSVTFRATKEMGSSVSVFEVIVPPGFDVGAHVHQHSQEFFYVLDGELDLLCFEPVKRTGDTWHHWESAKGDRVVRAAAGSCMFVPPGTPHAFRNATDKPVKMLFESFPSPAWNAISRASSNTVAKPSPTRPVDQVWRTELADVAERVAYRTA
- the wrbA gene encoding NAD(P)H:quinone oxidoreductase, coding for MSDSVNVSIIYYSATGTVHALAQAAVEGAEKAGAQVRLRKVPETTPQEVINLRQEWVQHLADTADVELASHDDLEWADVVLFGTPTRFGNPASQLRVFMESTGPLWFQGKLAGKVYSAFTASNTAHGGQESTLLALGNTFYHWGGIIVPPGYTDPIQLIQFQSGNPYGSSHVAGAGAPGEVQLQAARHQARRTVEIAGALKAGRAAA
- the sigJ gene encoding RNA polymerase sigma factor SigJ; the protein is MTYASGAEHSRPDPGLSAIMNERQQLLGLTYRLLGSLTEAEDVVQETYTRWYAMSAAQREAIESPGAWLTTVASRICLDQLGSARARRERYVGEWVPEPLPASTDWVSGRWGGGTAIDPADRVTLDESINMAFLVVLELMTPAERVAFILHDVFRYSFAEVASIVGRSEPACRQLASSARRRIRAAQPAAVPAAGRADTVRAFKRAWAAKDIDALIGLLAPGATATGDGGGLVRAVLRPIEGAEEIARFFAGRMDVVPDLELLETTVNGQPGLVAQVDGVPVSVLAFEVTGERIQQIWSVLNPDKLRLWREG